In Pleurocapsa sp. PCC 7319, the following are encoded in one genomic region:
- the map gene encoding type I methionyl aminopeptidase, with product MNILTDLLFPKSKASSTDSKSTGLPALKRNPRGIHIKSQPEIEKMRRSAKIVATVLKEIEAMVKPGMTTADLDEYAEKRIREMGATPSFKGYYGFPASICASINNEVVHGIPSPKKVIRRGDVLKVDTGAYCDGFHGDSCITIAIGKVSQDAANLIKVAEDSLYEGIKQVKADNHLLDIAGAIEDYVKAHGYSVVEDYSGHGVGKNLHEAPSVFNFRTKWMPNVKLKAGMTLAIEPILNAGSKHTRVLRDRWTVVTVDNNLSAQFEHTVLVTQDGYEILSDRHNLA from the coding sequence ATGAATATTCTGACCGATTTATTATTTCCTAAGTCTAAAGCAAGTTCAACAGATTCTAAATCTACTGGACTTCCTGCCTTAAAGCGTAATCCTCGTGGTATTCATATTAAATCTCAACCAGAAATCGAGAAAATGCGACGTTCGGCCAAAATCGTCGCCACTGTCTTAAAAGAGATTGAGGCAATGGTAAAGCCTGGTATGACAACCGCTGACTTAGACGAATATGCTGAGAAACGCATTCGTGAAATGGGAGCAACTCCCAGTTTTAAAGGATATTATGGTTTTCCGGCTTCCATTTGCGCCAGTATCAATAACGAGGTAGTACACGGTATTCCCAGTCCTAAAAAAGTAATTCGCCGTGGAGATGTTCTTAAAGTGGATACAGGTGCTTATTGTGATGGATTTCATGGTGACTCCTGTATTACTATTGCCATCGGGAAAGTATCTCAAGATGCTGCTAACTTAATCAAAGTTGCAGAAGATTCATTGTATGAAGGTATCAAGCAAGTCAAAGCTGATAATCACCTCTTAGATATTGCCGGGGCGATCGAAGATTATGTAAAAGCCCACGGTTATAGTGTGGTAGAAGATTACTCTGGACACGGTGTTGGTAAAAATCTGCATGAAGCACCTTCAGTGTTTAACTTCCGTACCAAATGGATGCCCAATGTTAAGCTGAAAGCCGGGATGACTCTCGCTATTGAACCTATTCTTAACGCTGGTTCTAAGCATACTAGAGTGTTGCGCGATCGCTGGACAGTCGTAACTGTTGATAATAATCTATCGGCTCAGTTTGAACATACTGTATTAGTCACTCAAGATGGCTACGAAATTTTGAGCGATCGCCATAATTTAGCTTAG
- a CDS encoding M3 family oligoendopeptidase, translating to MSQTTINFKDIEVETPTIEQVTAEYQNINTNLDQATTLAAKQEALQQWENLRRRLDSWTALTSLHFSQDTANEAFKQAQEYSDELQPKLTALEIALKRRLLDSKEQAELESILGKQAFSLWSADVTTFESAIEDDLVQESKLVNQYVQLLASAKIEFQGETVNLSGIRKYTQDSDRQTRYQAEKARWNFFSQHQSQLDSIYDQLVKLRHGMAQKLGYDNYIGLGYKRMQRVDYNETDVESYRNEVVAQVVPLAQKIMAQKAAKLNLDRVMFWDESVFDLQGNPKPQGDHDWMLQQAQQMFDAMHPELGSFFKMMVGGNFLDLKTRPGKAGGGFCTSFPTAGVPYIFANFNSTKGDVEVFTHEMGHAFQAWQSRDLPLIDYLWPTLESCEIHSMSLEFLTWSQMDKFFADDADRFREIHLAESLLFLPYGCAVDHFQHLVYTNPQATPQERNQMWQQMEARYLPWRQYGDLAYPAQGGLWQEKQHIYCSPFYYIDYTLALCCAMQFWLKSEANFEDALTEYIALCQRGGQAPFQELVSSANLVSPFKPGSLADVVEKAQDFLGL from the coding sequence ATGAGCCAAACTACCATTAATTTTAAGGATATTGAAGTAGAAACCCCCACAATCGAACAAGTGACGGCAGAGTATCAAAACATCAATACTAATTTAGACCAGGCAACAACTTTGGCAGCCAAACAAGAAGCTCTGCAACAGTGGGAGAATTTACGCCGTCGCTTGGATAGCTGGACTGCTCTTACTTCTCTACACTTTAGTCAGGACACTGCCAACGAAGCTTTCAAACAAGCTCAAGAATATAGTGACGAACTACAGCCCAAACTAACTGCGCTGGAAATAGCTCTGAAGCGAAGATTATTAGATAGCAAAGAGCAAGCTGAATTAGAGTCTATTTTGGGTAAACAGGCCTTCAGCCTATGGTCTGCTGATGTGACTACTTTTGAATCGGCGATCGAGGATGATCTAGTTCAAGAATCAAAATTAGTTAATCAATACGTGCAACTGCTAGCTTCAGCTAAAATTGAGTTTCAAGGTGAGACGGTTAACCTTTCGGGAATTCGCAAATACACTCAAGACAGCGATCGCCAAACTCGATATCAGGCAGAAAAGGCACGTTGGAATTTTTTTAGCCAACATCAATCACAGTTAGATAGTATTTACGATCAGTTAGTCAAGCTACGTCATGGGATGGCGCAAAAGCTAGGCTACGACAACTATATTGGTCTGGGCTACAAAAGGATGCAGCGCGTTGATTATAACGAAACAGATGTAGAAAGCTATCGGAATGAGGTAGTAGCGCAAGTTGTTCCCTTGGCACAAAAAATTATGGCTCAAAAAGCTGCCAAGCTGAACTTAGATCGAGTTATGTTTTGGGATGAATCTGTATTCGATCTCCAAGGAAATCCCAAACCTCAAGGGGATCATGACTGGATGCTTCAGCAAGCTCAACAAATGTTCGACGCGATGCACCCTGAATTAGGTAGTTTTTTCAAGATGATGGTGGGGGGCAACTTCCTCGATCTCAAAACTCGCCCTGGTAAGGCTGGCGGTGGTTTTTGTACTAGCTTTCCTACCGCAGGTGTTCCCTATATATTTGCTAATTTTAATAGTACTAAGGGCGATGTTGAGGTGTTTACCCATGAGATGGGTCATGCTTTTCAAGCTTGGCAAAGTCGCGATTTACCTTTGATTGACTACCTCTGGCCCACTTTGGAATCATGCGAAATCCACTCTATGAGTTTGGAATTTCTCACTTGGTCACAGATGGATAAGTTTTTTGCTGATGATGCGGATCGTTTTCGTGAAATTCATCTAGCAGAATCCCTCTTATTCTTGCCCTATGGCTGTGCGGTAGATCATTTTCAACATCTTGTTTATACTAACCCTCAAGCCACTCCCCAAGAAAGAAATCAAATGTGGCAACAGATGGAAGCCCGTTATCTTCCCTGGCGACAATATGGAGACTTAGCCTATCCTGCCCAAGGTGGTTTATGGCAAGAAAAACAACATATTTATTGTTCTCCTTTTTATTACATCGATTACACTTTAGCTTTATGTTGCGCGATGCAATTTTGGCTAAAATCAGAAGCGAACTTTGAAGATGCTTTAACAGAATATATCGCTCTTTGTCAGCGTGGAGGTCAAGCACCATTTCAAGAGTTGGTAAGTTCAGCTAATTTAGTTTCTCCCTTTAAACCAGGTTCCTTGGCAGATGTAGTTGAGAAAGCCCAAGATTTTTTGGGACTATAA
- a CDS encoding DNA-3-methyladenine glycosylase yields MAQAKTSLIAGIQVLTQRDPDLAQIIDTLGYPPQWQREPGFATLIQIILEQQVSLASAQATFKRLNNAVDRLTPETFLCLEDDVLKGIGFSRQKITYGRELAQAITKNILDLDSFVRLDNLSIRRKLTRIKGIGDWTVDMYLMMALQRQDIFPTKDLAVKIAVKEIKNLLTLPPPSELEFIAEQWRPYRAIATKILWHYYLNRKSN; encoded by the coding sequence ATGGCTCAAGCAAAAACATCCTTAATCGCAGGTATACAAGTACTTACTCAACGCGATCCTGATTTAGCTCAAATTATCGACACCCTAGGTTATCCCCCGCAATGGCAAAGAGAACCTGGGTTTGCTACTTTGATTCAGATTATTTTAGAACAGCAAGTTTCTCTAGCTTCAGCTCAAGCTACTTTTAAACGTCTCAATAATGCAGTGGATCGATTAACACCAGAAACCTTTTTATGTTTGGAAGATGATGTGCTTAAAGGCATTGGCTTTAGTCGCCAAAAAATTACATATGGTCGCGAATTAGCTCAGGCTATTACTAAAAATATTTTAGATTTAGACAGTTTTGTCAGATTAGATAATTTAAGTATCAGAAGAAAATTAACCAGGATCAAAGGTATCGGTGATTGGACTGTAGATATGTATTTGATGATGGCATTACAGCGTCAAGATATATTTCCCACAAAAGATTTGGCAGTCAAAATCGCTGTTAAAGAAATTAAAAATTTACTGACTCTTCCTCCGCCATCTGAATTAGAATTTATAGCTGAACAATGGCGACCATATAGAGCCATTGCTACCAAAATATTGTGGCACTATTATTTAAATCGCAAATCTAATTGA
- a CDS encoding GDSL-type esterase/lipase family protein translates to MPKLICLGDSITAKEKDPNGTLKLTPRLKQVLPGWTIVNAGIGGDNTRGALRRLQTDVLNCCPDLVTVLFGTADASENKGIDIREYEQNLISIVEQITPQRTLLITSPPINQALLSARKKAFPSANFVTMEILEQYVQVAAKVAVLTGSHFLDLWSLMRSQSNYSRFLKSKDGVHFNQQGYEFLTQVLSQKIQSIVY, encoded by the coding sequence ATGCCTAAGCTGATTTGTCTGGGAGATAGCATTACAGCCAAAGAAAAAGATCCTAATGGAACCTTAAAACTTACTCCCAGGCTCAAGCAAGTTTTGCCAGGTTGGACTATTGTTAATGCTGGTATCGGAGGGGATAACACCAGAGGCGCACTGAGAAGATTACAAACAGACGTTTTAAATTGTTGTCCTGACCTCGTGACAGTCTTATTCGGCACTGCTGATGCTAGTGAAAATAAAGGTATTGATATCAGAGAATATGAACAAAACTTGATATCAATAGTCGAACAGATTACACCTCAAAGGACACTGCTGATTACCTCTCCACCAATCAATCAAGCTCTCTTGTCTGCACGCAAAAAAGCTTTTCCCTCAGCTAATTTTGTAACAATGGAAATTTTAGAACAATATGTTCAAGTTGCTGCTAAAGTGGCAGTCTTAACAGGGAGCCATTTTCTAGATCTTTGGTCTTTAATGCGATCGCAATCAAACTACTCAAGGTTTCTCAAAAGTAAAGATGGTGTGCATTTTAATCAGCAAGGTTATGAATTTTTGACACAAGTTTTATCACAGAAAATTCAATCAATCGTATATTGA
- a CDS encoding SirB1 family protein — protein MDNQLLWHNFYQEIDQPDEQIDLAKAALCYAQAEYPDLDIDKYLAILKAIASEIRPQLPAELYPLKVIQIINYHLYDCLKFKGNNQDYYDADNSFLNRVIERKLGIPITLSVIYLAVAKRLDFPMVGIGMPGHFLIRPEFEDVEIFIDPFNRGEILFKQDCQEKLNQIYQQPVELEPSFLAPVSNKQILARMLNNLKFIYLHRQELNKALATMSGILKLFPGNAAEIRDRGLLYYQVKRWQEAVLDLEYFLKIAPNSEDAPTIKKLLQQINSV, from the coding sequence ATGGATAATCAGTTACTGTGGCATAATTTTTATCAAGAAATTGACCAACCAGATGAGCAAATAGATTTAGCGAAAGCTGCTCTTTGTTATGCTCAGGCAGAATATCCTGATTTAGATATTGACAAATATTTGGCTATTCTTAAGGCGATCGCCTCAGAAATTAGACCACAACTGCCAGCCGAACTTTATCCCCTTAAAGTAATTCAAATCATTAACTATCATCTTTATGATTGCCTAAAATTTAAGGGTAATAATCAAGATTATTATGATGCTGATAATAGCTTTTTAAATCGGGTAATTGAACGAAAATTAGGAATTCCGATCACTCTGTCTGTAATTTATTTAGCAGTTGCCAAGCGTCTTGACTTTCCCATGGTAGGAATTGGCATGCCTGGACACTTCTTGATTCGCCCAGAATTTGAAGATGTCGAAATTTTTATCGATCCTTTCAATCGAGGAGAGATTTTGTTTAAACAAGACTGTCAGGAAAAGTTAAATCAAATTTATCAACAGCCAGTCGAGCTAGAACCCAGTTTCTTGGCGCCTGTAAGTAATAAACAGATCTTAGCGAGAATGCTGAATAATCTTAAATTTATTTATTTACATCGCCAAGAGTTAAATAAAGCTTTAGCTACTATGAGTGGTATCTTAAAGTTATTTCCGGGAAATGCCGCTGAAATACGCGATCGCGGTTTGTTGTACTATCAAGTAAAGCGTTGGCAAGAAGCAGTTCTAGATTTGGAATATTTTCTCAAAATTGCTCCCAATAGTGAAGATGCGCCAACAATCAAGAAATTATTACAACAAATAAATAGCGTGTAG
- a CDS encoding glycosyltransferase family 2 protein, with protein sequence MYISVVIPTYNRLPILQKSLAALENQKFTDHKIGGYEILVVDDGSQDQTLAWLTENSAQLSHVKILKQKHQGAAAARNFGVMNAVGDTIIFIDSDLVVTESFLQSHADALVLGEQNLKSDRLFTYGAVINTNNFVEPTAEPYKITDFSAAYFATGNVAIARKWLEQAGLFDTGFQLYGWEDLELGVRLKKLGLKLIKCPQAVGYHWHPAFNLEQIPKLIEQEIQRGKMGVVFYQKHPTWEVKMMIQMTILHRILWGLFSLRGMLNERTLKPLLQWLITRNQPQLAEQVARIFLNWYNVQSVYAAYNERNK encoded by the coding sequence ATGTATATTAGTGTCGTAATTCCTACTTATAATCGTTTACCAATTCTCCAAAAGAGTCTGGCTGCTTTAGAAAACCAAAAATTTACCGATCATAAAATTGGTGGTTACGAAATACTGGTAGTTGATGATGGTTCACAAGATCAGACACTAGCCTGGTTAACAGAAAATTCAGCTCAACTGTCTCACGTAAAAATATTAAAGCAAAAGCATCAGGGAGCCGCTGCCGCCAGGAATTTCGGAGTAATGAATGCTGTCGGTGACACCATAATTTTTATTGATAGTGATTTAGTAGTAACGGAAAGCTTTCTTCAGTCTCACGCAGATGCTTTAGTTCTAGGAGAGCAAAACCTTAAAAGCGATCGCTTATTTACCTATGGAGCAGTAATTAATACTAATAACTTTGTCGAGCCAACTGCCGAACCCTATAAAATTACTGATTTTTCGGCAGCCTATTTTGCTACAGGCAATGTTGCGATCGCTCGTAAGTGGTTAGAACAAGCTGGGTTATTTGATACTGGCTTTCAACTCTATGGCTGGGAAGATTTAGAGTTAGGAGTGCGCCTAAAAAAGTTAGGTTTAAAATTAATCAAATGTCCTCAAGCAGTCGGTTATCATTGGCATCCTGCTTTTAATTTAGAACAAATTCCCAAGTTAATCGAGCAAGAAATTCAAAGAGGAAAAATGGGTGTTGTTTTTTATCAGAAACATCCAACTTGGGAAGTAAAAATGATGATTCAAATGACCATTTTACACCGTATTCTCTGGGGACTATTTTCCCTGAGAGGAATGCTTAATGAGCGTACCCTCAAACCTTTATTACAGTGGCTAATTACCCGTAATCAACCTCAATTAGCCGAGCAAGTAGCCCGTATTTTTCTCAACTGGTATAATGTCCAGAGTGTTTATGCCGCCTATAACGAACGGAATAAATAA